In a genomic window of Bemisia tabaci chromosome 1, PGI_BMITA_v3:
- the LOC109043113 gene encoding uncharacterized protein — protein MPSLASDQITYLPKGYLDHKRKYKRRRCPGNSMICSCASSTLITSTTNHHNPSIIMKFLVVLLSVAAVAYAGETELVREKRGLFYADSPYAYAPAAYHHAYAAPAFAPAAVHHAFAPAAYAAPAAYGRAFAPAAYAAAPAAYAAAPAAYAAAPAAYAAAAPASVVAAAPAAFVADAPASVVAAAPAPVVAAAPAPVVAAAPAPVVAAAPAPAVAAVAAPKSSIIQSNPGSYSELTNFY, from the exons ATGCCCTCATTAGCATCTGATCAGATCACGTATTTGCCTAAGGGTTATTTGGACCATAAGCGGAAGTATAAAAGAAGGCGATGCCCAGGAAACAGCATGATTTGCTCTTGTGCTTCATCAACTCTCATAACTTCTACCACCAACCACCACAACCCCTCAATCATCATGAAATTCCTC GTCGTCCTCCTCTCAGTAGCTGCTGTAGCCTACGCCGGCGAAACTGAACTGGTCCGCGAGAAGCGCGGTCTCTTCTACGCCGACAGCCCTTACGCCTACGCCCCAGCCGCCTACCACCACGCCTACGCCGCCCCCGCCTTCGCCCCGGCTGCCGTCCACCATGCCTTCGCTCCTGCCGCCTACGCCGCCCCTGCAGCCTACGGCCGTGCGTTCGCTCCTGCCGCCTACGCTGCTGCCCCTGCCGCCTACGCTGCTGCCCCTGCCGCATACGCTGCCGCCCCTGCCGCCTACGCCGCCGCTGCTCCCGCCTCCGTCGTAGCAGCCGCCCCTGCCGCTTTCGTAGCTGACGCTCCCGCCTCCGTCGTAGCAGCCGCTCCCGCCCCAGTAGTAGCAGCAGCCCCCGCCCCAGTAGTAGCAGCAGCCCCCGCCCCTGTTGTAGCAGCAGCCCCAGCACCCGCTGTCGCTGCCGTCGCTGCCCCTAAATCGAGCATCATCCAATCCAACCCTGGCTCCTACTCCGAGCTCACAAACTTCTACTGA